From Polynucleobacter ibericus:
CTAAGCAAAGCATCTTCATAGCGGGCCAAATTCGACGCAGTTTTACCATAGTTGAGCCATGCCTCCGGATTATTGGGGGCTAGAGTAACTGCCTTTTTATGATGCGCAAGGGCATCTTTATCATTTCCTGAATCTGCAAGAGCTTTCGCCAAGTTGTACTGTATGGAGGCATCGTCAGGATGAATTCGAGCAGCCCTAGCTAAATAATCAGCCGCTTCCTTGTAATTTGATTGCGAAGCTTTAATTAAGCCAAGTATATGTAGTGCTGGGAGATTTTTTGAATCGACCTTTAGAACTCTTCTTAAAATTAAATCAGCGCTATCAAAATTACCGCCCTGAAAAGCTTGTATGGCTTGTTGAAGCATTAATTGAAGTTGAGGGTTCATGGTGTTATTTTAATGTAGTGATGCAGATCTCTAAAAGAAGAGACTAATAGATCAATTATTTGCAACCCTTATATGGTCTTGGGACAAGCCCTCATGGAGCCTCTACTTTAGACGCTCTTCTAGGTTTGCTTTTACCCTTGCAAGCACTCCATCCCAGTCGTTCAATTGATCCTGTCTAAATAGTTTTACGGATGGGTACCACGGGCTATCCTCTCGATCCAATAGCCATCTCCAATCTGGAATAAAAGAGAGTAGAACCCAAGTTTCTTTGCCGAGGGAGGCGCTAAGGTGAGGGACGCTCGTACACGTACTAATAACTAGATCTACGCACTCTATTAATGCAGCAGTATCTCCAAAGCCTTGCAAATCTTCCCCAAAAAAATGAATATTTTCATGGGTCTCTAATGTTGCCTTATCACCCTCTTTAATCTCTTTTTGCAGGCAGATATAGTCATATCCCACTTCTGGCAGGGCTTTTAAAAATTCAGATAACTGCATACTGCGTTTAGCATCATTTTTAAAATTAGAGGCACTACTCCATGTTATTCCAATACGCGGCCTTGTCTTGGGTCCTAATTTTTCCAACCACTTCTCTACCTTTTTAGAATCCGCTTTGAAGTAAGTAGGTTTAGATGGTATTGATTGCAAATTTGTTTTAAATACTAGAGGTAGACTCATCAGCGGGCAGTAAAAATCGAACTCTGGTATCTCAGCCCCCTTAGTAATGATTTGAGAAACACCACTTAATCCGCCAAAAACATCAGCCAATGACTTTGGCGCCTCTAATATCACCTTAGCACCTAGCTGAGCAACCAGCTCAACATATCTTGCGAAGTGAAGAGCATCTCCTAATCCTTGCTCACAATAGATCAGAATAGTTTTCCCTTGAAGTGATTCAGTCCCGAGCCACAAGGTTTGCGTAAACCCCCTTCTTACTCCACTAAATTCAAACTCCTCCCCTTTCCCCCATCGTGACTCGTAGAGTAAGAAGCCATCATCCAGGTTCCCACTCAAAAGCAAAGCCAATGATTTATGCCAATACGCTAAATAATGATCTGGCTGAAGTCGTATAGCATCATCATAGGATTGGATAGCGCTTTCTAATTGACCGCCCTCCAAATACGCATTTCCCTTATTGACGTAGGCTTTGACATCCATAGGATCAAGCTGTATCGCTTGCTCATATACAGCAATTGCTTCGGAATACCTATTGAGTTCTTGAAGAGCATTACCTTTGTTGCTGTATGCCTCAGCATAAGTTCTATCGAGCAATATCGCTTTTTCATAAAACTCTAAAGCTTTCTTGAAATGCTTTTGCTCTAAATATACGTTACCAATATTGCTTGCGAGCAATGCATTTTTTGGGGCATTTTTGAATGCCCGTCTAAACAAAGCCAGAGCTTTATCGTAATCTTTTCGTTGCGCCTCTAAGACACCCATTAGACGTAAAACATCAACACAATTAGGGTCAATATTAAAAGCTTGATTTAGAAATAATTCTGCCGCAAGACTATTTTGATTGCGGAGAGAATTTACGGCCTCCCCCAATAGGTATCTTAGCCGTTCATTCATCTGATTAAATAATATTTAGATAAAGTCAAAATACGTATGCTTAAAATATTTTAAAGTGAAAGTAGATTTTTCGAAATGCAATTACATTAAAAATGCCAGCTTGAAATACATCTATTGCTTGCTAGAGTATTCACTGTCAATGTGGCTTTATATAGTGATTTTATTACTAAGCCCTAAGATAAGCACAAAATAAATTGAATTTAGAGTGGGCCGCCAGTGTGAATGGCAGCCCAAAAAACAAATTACTTTACTATTTAGTCAATCTGCATTCCGAAGGGAGTAACTGAGGAATCAAATTCGTTTCCGTGGATCTACACGACCATCCTCCTGCCCAAGAAGATCCCTCCGGCTTTGATAAATCCACAGGTTTTGGAGTGTTTGCATCAGGCTCATTAGTGGGGAATAAATGCAGAGTATTCTTTCCCTCTGGAGCTACACTCACTTGGTAGTCAATAGCAATGGCACCCGAAGGAGTAATTTCAATGAGCTTAACGCTGCGAGTAGGCGTGAAAGTAAATGATCCATTAGTTGCCTCGTCCATCTGCACGGTTCCGCGACTTGCAAAAGCTTCAGTTACCGCAAGCTTAGCGCTAGAAGATAAATTCATACCCTCCACAACACGACTGCGAGCAATATAGTCCTGATACTGCGGTACTGCCACTGCCACCAGGATTCCGATAATGGCTACGACAACCATTACTTCAATTAAAGTAAACCCAGCTTCCGAGGTTTGATCTTGAGAGTTTTTCAGACTCTCCATTTCTTTATAAATACTCTGCATAATTTCTAGCTCCTGAGGTGAAATTCCTCATCATCCAGTCTACGCCTTTTGAATTCAAGGAACACTGGAAAAGAAAAAGCCGGCTTTTTAGACCGGCTTTTTCTGATTCGGATGCAATCAATTAGTGCGCATGCTTACTAGAATTTCTCTTCTTAAAGTAAGTGCCAACCAGTATCACAATTACCACCCCAATAATCTCAAAGGCAAGCTTCGCATCACCTAAGGCGGCTTGAATACTGTCCTTAATAGCAGGATCGTCAACCAACATACCACCAGCTAACAAGCCCAATAAGCCCGCGCCCAAAGTAATAATGATTGGGAAGCGCTCCATCACTTTCAACAGCATGGCACTACCAAAAATGATCAATGGGATAGACATGCCTAAGCCAATAATCAACAGGAGCAAGCGAGTCTCCTCTGGGCCTTTTTGGGCTGCAGCTGCAACAGCCAAAACGTTATCTAAACTCATGACTAAGTCAGCAATCAAGATAGTGCGGATAGCCGCCCAGATACTAGTCTTAGCTTCCATATGCTCTTCGCCACCGCTATCAGACAAGAGCTGAATGCCGATGTAAAGAAGCAGCAGACCGCCAACGATTTTTAAATACGGCAGTGTTAATAAAGCAACTGCTGTAATGGTGAGCACAACTCGCAAAATAATGGCGGCTGCACTGCCCCAGAAAATGGCCTGCTTTTGTTGTGCTGGTGGCAAATTACGTGACGCTAAAGCGATCACAACTGCGTTATCGCCAGATAGCAAAATATTTGCGACGATAATTGATAGAAGCGCCGCCCAAAAGGTAGCGTCTGAAAATGCTGATAAATCCATGGTGTCTCCTGCGTTCTATTTATTTTGTTTTATGTTTTAACTGCTATTTACTACCAAAAAAGGATGCTGATTTAACAGCATCCTTTTCCTTAGGGCTAATTACAACATGGCTTTCAACAAAGCAGCCATTTCTGATGGATTCTTTGTGACTTTGAAGCCACACTCTTCCATCACAGCTAATTTCGCATCAGCAGTATCAGCACCGCCAGAAATCAACGCACCTGCGTGACCCATGCGCTTACCTGGAGGCGCTGTTACACCAGCAATAAAGCCAACTACTGGCTTCTTCATATTATCTTTACACCAGCGAGCAGCTTCTGCTTCATCTGGACCGCCGATTTCACCAATCATGATCACAGCATCAGTCTCTGGATCTTCATTGAACATTCTCATAATGTCGATGTGCTTCAAGCCATTGATTGGGTCGCCACCAATACCTACTGCTGTGGACTGGCCTAAACCAATTGCTGTCAACTGACCAACCGCTTCATAAGTCAAGGTACCGGAACGGCTAACAACGCCGATGCGACCTTTCTTATGAATATGGCCAGGCATGATGCCAATCTTGAGTTCATCTGGAGTGATGATGCCTGGGCAGTTAGGGCCGAGCAATAAAGTCTTCTTGCCGCCAGCCGCTTCTTTGGCATGCATCTTGTTACGCACTTCAAGCATGTCACGCACTGGAATGCCCTCAGTAATACAGATAACGAAGTCGAGGTCAGCCTCAACCGCTTCCCAAATCGCAGCAGCCGCGCCAGGAGGTGGAACATAGATAACAGAAGTAGTTGCACCAGTTTGCTGTGCGGCCTCTTTAACAGTCCCATAAATAGGAATATTAAAAATAGACTCGCCCGCTTTTTTAGGATTTACACCGGCAACAAAACAGTTTTTGCCGTTTGCGTATTCCTGACATTTTTCAGTATGGAACTGACCTGTCTTACCAGTAATACCTTGTGTAATGACTTTGGTGTTTTTATTGATCAAAATAGACATATTGAAATTCCTGGATTATTTGTTTTTGGCAACAGCAGCAACTACCTTAGTAGCAGCTTCAGCCATTGAATCGGCGCTAATAATTGGCAAACCAGAGTCTGCAAGAATCTTCTTGCCCAACTCTTCGTTAGTGCCCTTCATACGCACGACCAAAGGTACTGTGAGGTTTACTGCTTTACATGCAGTAACAACACCGTCAGCGATCACGTCACAACGCATAATGCCGCCGAAAATGTTTACCAAAATAGCTTCAACACTCTTGTTCTTCAACATGATCTTGAATGCTTCAGTTACTTTCTCTGCTGTAGCACCGCCGCCAACGTCCAAGAAGTTTGCTGGCTCGCCACCGAATAACTTAATGGTGTCCATGGTGGCCATCGCCAAGCCTGCGCCATTTACTAAACAGCCGATATTGCCATCTAAAGAAATGTAAGCAAGGTCAAATTTAGAGGCTTCGATTTCAGCAGCATCTTCTTCATCGATATCGCGGTAAGCAACGATTTCTGGATGACGGAACAATGCGTTTGGATCAAAGTTGAACTTGGCATCCAAAGCCTTGATCTTGCCGTTACCTTCAAGAATCAATGGGTTGATTTCAACTAAAGAAGCATCGGTATCCCAGTAAGTCTTATACAGGTTTTTAAACACGTCGCGCGCCATTGGAATAGAGGCTTCAGGAACGCCGATACCTTTTGCCACGATATCGCAATCAGCATCTGTCAAACCAACCATCGGATCAACAAATACTTTGATAATTTTTTCTGGATGAGATTCAGCAACTTCCTCAATATCCATGCCGCCTTCGCTAGAAGCCATGATCACATTCTTTTGTGTGCCACGGTCTGTAACGATACTGAAGTAGTACTCTTTTTTAATATCAGCGCCGTCTTCGATTAAAAGGCGATTTACTTTTTGACCCTCTGGTCCAGTTTGATGCGTCTTGAGCTGCATGCCCAAAATTTCTGAAGCATATTTCTTCACTTCGTCCATGCTTCTAGCCAATTTCACGCCGCCGCCTTTACCGCGACCACCTGCATGAATTTGTGCTTTTACAACCCACACTGGGCCACCAAGTTTTTCAGCAGCTTTCACTGCCTCATCAACACTGAATGCAGGAATGCCGTTAGGAACTGGCACATTAAATTGGCGAAGAAGTTCTTTGCCTTGGTACTCGTGAATTTTCATAATTACTCCGAAACGGTATCTTTTTTAGCAAGCGATGAGGATTAGTAAAACCGATGTCGCCACAAACTCATACTTACTCCAGAAAGTGGCTATTTTTGCCAAATGCGAATAAATGCGAACGGCTTGACCGACTCCATAAGTCTATCATGCTGCAATGCCGCAAATAGCGTTTTCTGATCCGTAATTGCCCTAATCAGGGGTCTGACCACCAACTACCTTTGCCACCACCTCAGAACCAAAACCCTTAGATGCCAAAAATCGATACTGCCTAGCCTTCTCCTTTTGGTCCTGGGCGCGCACACCATATTTTCTGGTCCAAAGATCAAATGCTCGCTGAAATTCAGTCTCTTTAAGCGCCCCAAGAAGTTTGGCAGATTGCTTGGAATCCACCCCAGCCCTTTCGAGCTCATCAGCAATCTTCCTCATCCCGTAGCGCTCGCTCCGGCGGCGTACCAATGCCTCAGCAAAGCGCTCGTCCGATAACCAGCCCCGAGCCTCAAAATCGTCTAAAACCGCCTCAATCTGTGAATTTCGAGATTCTGGGGTGTGCTCCGCCTGCTCACCGCCCAACTTGCTCCATCTAGCCTCTGATTCAGCTAGTTTTGCAGCCAACCCCTTGCGACTGTATTCCCGGAGAGACAAAAGACGCAAAGCCCGAGCTTTGAGACTCGGGCTTTGTTTGACTTTTTTATTGTCGCTTGATTCTGACATCGAATGATTCAACGCGATTATTCGACTTCCTCTTCGCTCAGCACATCAGTCACCACTGCTGAACCAGACTTAACGCCCAACTTCTGACGGATTTTGGCTTCGATGTCTTTGGCAATGGCCGGATTCTCTTTTAAGAACTCACGTACATTATCTTTGCCTTGACCAATGCGATCGCCGTTATAGCTATACCAAGAACCTGACTTCTCAACAAGGTCAGCTTCGACACCCATATCAATGATTTCGCCTTCTCTTGAAATACCAGCACCGTACATGATGTCGAAAATGGCTTCACGGAATGGAGGAGAAACTTTGTTCTTTACAACCTTCACGCGGGTCTCATTACCGACAACCTCATCACCTTTTTTGATGCTGCCGATGCGGCGGATATCTAAACGCATAGAGGCATAGAACTTCAGAGCGTTACCGCCAGTAGTGGTTTCTGGAGAGCCGAACATCACGCCAATCTTCATACGAATCTGATTAATAAAGATCACAGTAGTGTTAGTGCGCTTAATGGCGCCGGTCAACTTACGCAAAGCTTGACTCATCAAACGAGCCTGCAAGCCTGGCAAAGAGTCGCCCATATCGCCTTCGATCTCCGCCCTTGGAACCAATGCAGCTACCGAGTCAATGACGATTAAGTCAATGGAACCTGAACGTACTAATGCGTCTGCAATTTCTAAGGCCTGCTCACCAGTATCTGGTTGAGAGATCAAAAGGTTATTTACATCTACACCGAGACGTGATGCGTACTGCACATCCAAGGCATGCTCCGCATCAATAAATGCACAAGTGCCGCCAAGCTTTTGCATTTCTGCAATAGCATGCAAAGTCAATGTTGTTTTACCTGAAGACTCAGGTCCGTAGATCTCAATCACGCGACCACGTGCAAGACCGCCAACGCCAAGCGCGATATCTAAACCGAGTGAACCACTGGATACCACTTGAATATCTTCACTAATTTCAGCATCGCCCAATCTCATGATTGAACCTTTGCCAAATTGCTTCTCAATTTGCGCTAACGCTGCTGTTAGTGCTTTTTGTTTGTCTCCGCTCATTCCTTCAAATTCTGAAGAGGCTGATTTTCTTTTGTCATCCAAGGCCATTTTTATTTCCCTTTTCGCTATGTACTGGGCTTTTTCCCGAAGTTTTATTTACTGTGTAACAACTTAGGAGTTACTGTATATAAAAACAGTAGTCTTTGCAAGCGACTTTTAAGCCGAATTTACGGATTTTTTAATAAGCTACGCTTGATTGACGCGGTCCCAGTAGAAAAAGAGGGGTATAGCTATGGCCCAGGCCACCCCCACCAGGATAAAACCAGCAATTTGACCGCCTGGACCCCATCCTCCCGCGCCCATCCTAATACCCGCTTCATAAGACATAGGGCCGGCAATACCCCCTAAAACAGCTCCTAAAACCGGTCTGCCACGCAACCAACTCAAGGAACCATTAATGGTAGTGGCCACCAAAACCCAGAGTACCCACATCCAGAGCGGCGATAAATACGGCGACGGCCAATCATCCCGAAAATCTAGATAACCCAAGTGCATGATGAGAGTATCGGCCACTAAGCCAAAGATAAAAGCTTTCCATAAAAGGCTGATTTCTGTTTTTGGGGAAGGTGAACGCCAGGCGTGGAAGGCAATATAGGCCAGAGTGGCAACCACCGCCCAAAGCACTTGTTTATTAGCCGCGCCCAGAACACAAGCAAACC
This genomic window contains:
- a CDS encoding TerC family protein, giving the protein MDLSAFSDATFWAALLSIIVANILLSGDNAVVIALASRNLPPAQQKQAIFWGSAAAIILRVVLTITAVALLTLPYLKIVGGLLLLYIGIQLLSDSGGEEHMEAKTSIWAAIRTILIADLVMSLDNVLAVAAAAQKGPEETRLLLLIIGLGMSIPLIIFGSAMLLKVMERFPIIITLGAGLLGLLAGGMLVDDPAIKDSIQAALGDAKLAFEIIGVVIVILVGTYFKKRNSSKHAH
- the recA gene encoding recombinase RecA, with the translated sequence MSGDKQKALTAALAQIEKQFGKGSIMRLGDAEISEDIQVVSSGSLGLDIALGVGGLARGRVIEIYGPESSGKTTLTLHAIAEMQKLGGTCAFIDAEHALDVQYASRLGVDVNNLLISQPDTGEQALEIADALVRSGSIDLIVIDSVAALVPRAEIEGDMGDSLPGLQARLMSQALRKLTGAIKRTNTTVIFINQIRMKIGVMFGSPETTTGGNALKFYASMRLDIRRIGSIKKGDEVVGNETRVKVVKNKVSPPFREAIFDIMYGAGISREGEIIDMGVEADLVEKSGSWYSYNGDRIGQGKDNVREFLKENPAIAKDIEAKIRQKLGVKSGSAVVTDVLSEEEVE
- the recX gene encoding recombination regulator RecX; the encoded protein is MSESSDNKKVKQSPSLKARALRLLSLREYSRKGLAAKLAESEARWSKLGGEQAEHTPESRNSQIEAVLDDFEARGWLSDERFAEALVRRRSERYGMRKIADELERAGVDSKQSAKLLGALKETEFQRAFDLWTRKYGVRAQDQKEKARQYRFLASKGFGSEVVAKVVGGQTPD
- the sucC gene encoding ADP-forming succinate--CoA ligase subunit beta; amino-acid sequence: MKIHEYQGKELLRQFNVPVPNGIPAFSVDEAVKAAEKLGGPVWVVKAQIHAGGRGKGGGVKLARSMDEVKKYASEILGMQLKTHQTGPEGQKVNRLLIEDGADIKKEYYFSIVTDRGTQKNVIMASSEGGMDIEEVAESHPEKIIKVFVDPMVGLTDADCDIVAKGIGVPEASIPMARDVFKNLYKTYWDTDASLVEINPLILEGNGKIKALDAKFNFDPNALFRHPEIVAYRDIDEEDAAEIEASKFDLAYISLDGNIGCLVNGAGLAMATMDTIKLFGGEPANFLDVGGGATAEKVTEAFKIMLKNKSVEAILVNIFGGIMRCDVIADGVVTACKAVNLTVPLVVRMKGTNEELGKKILADSGLPIISADSMAEAATKVVAAVAKNK
- a CDS encoding pilin; amino-acid sequence: MQSIYKEMESLKNSQDQTSEAGFTLIEVMVVVAIIGILVAVAVPQYQDYIARSRVVEGMNLSSSAKLAVTEAFASRGTVQMDEATNGSFTFTPTRSVKLIEITPSGAIAIDYQVSVAPEGKNTLHLFPTNEPDANTPKPVDLSKPEGSSWAGGWSCRSTETNLIPQLLPSECRLTK
- the sucD gene encoding succinate--CoA ligase subunit alpha, translated to MSILINKNTKVITQGITGKTGQFHTEKCQEYANGKNCFVAGVNPKKAGESIFNIPIYGTVKEAAQQTGATTSVIYVPPPGAAAAIWEAVEADLDFVICITEGIPVRDMLEVRNKMHAKEAAGGKKTLLLGPNCPGIITPDELKIGIMPGHIHKKGRIGVVSRSGTLTYEAVGQLTAIGLGQSTAVGIGGDPINGLKHIDIMRMFNEDPETDAVIMIGEIGGPDEAEAARWCKDNMKKPVVGFIAGVTAPPGKRMGHAGALISGGADTADAKLAVMEECGFKVTKNPSEMAALLKAML
- a CDS encoding DUF2878 domain-containing protein, which encodes MAKFWNFIIFQLGWFACVLGAANKQVLWAVVATLAYIAFHAWRSPSPKTEISLLWKAFIFGLVADTLIMHLGYLDFRDDWPSPYLSPLWMWVLWVLVATTINGSLSWLRGRPVLGAVLGGIAGPMSYEAGIRMGAGGWGPGGQIAGFILVGVAWAIAIPLFFYWDRVNQA
- a CDS encoding tetratricopeptide repeat protein produces the protein MNERLRYLLGEAVNSLRNQNSLAAELFLNQAFNIDPNCVDVLRLMGVLEAQRKDYDKALALFRRAFKNAPKNALLASNIGNVYLEQKHFKKALEFYEKAILLDRTYAEAYSNKGNALQELNRYSEAIAVYEQAIQLDPMDVKAYVNKGNAYLEGGQLESAIQSYDDAIRLQPDHYLAYWHKSLALLLSGNLDDGFLLYESRWGKGEEFEFSGVRRGFTQTLWLGTESLQGKTILIYCEQGLGDALHFARYVELVAQLGAKVILEAPKSLADVFGGLSGVSQIITKGAEIPEFDFYCPLMSLPLVFKTNLQSIPSKPTYFKADSKKVEKWLEKLGPKTRPRIGITWSSASNFKNDAKRSMQLSEFLKALPEVGYDYICLQKEIKEGDKATLETHENIHFFGEDLQGFGDTAALIECVDLVISTCTSVPHLSASLGKETWVLLSFIPDWRWLLDREDSPWYPSVKLFRQDQLNDWDGVLARVKANLEERLK